The following proteins come from a genomic window of Salvia hispanica cultivar TCC Black 2014 chromosome 4, UniMelb_Shisp_WGS_1.0, whole genome shotgun sequence:
- the LOC125220137 gene encoding uncharacterized protein LOC125220137 encodes MACLNMFVSPTVLLVRPQRRVRSAATAAKSSGGGSEEKGILDFILGSLTKEDQFYETDPILKKVEDGKSSGTTTSSGRKNSVVVPPAKKKDGGFGGLGGLFAKKD; translated from the coding sequence ATGGCTTGTTTGAACATGTTCGTTTCTCCCACAGTATTATTAGTCAGACCTCAAAGAAGAGTAAGAAGTGCAGCAACAGCAGCAAAATCCTCAGGTGGAGGCAGTGAAGAGAAGGGCATTTTAGACTTTATCCTCGGCAGCTTGACGAAGGAGGATCAGTTCTATGAGACTGATCCAATCTTGAAGAAGGTGGAGGACGGGAAGAGCAGCGGCACCACCACCAGCAGCGGCCGCAAGAACTCGGTGGTTGTGCCGCCCGCCAAGAAGAAGGATGGTGGGTTTGGCGGCCTTGGAGGACTCTTTGCTAAGAAGGATTGA